In Penaeus chinensis breed Huanghai No. 1 chromosome 2, ASM1920278v2, whole genome shotgun sequence, the following proteins share a genomic window:
- the LOC125034182 gene encoding putative surface-exposed virulence protein BigA, which yields MRLTTAHQLEEKDVPLLILSSSDDPLDDPLDDPPDDPLDDPPDDPLDDPPDDPPDDPPDDPLDDPPDDPLDDPPDDPPDDPPDDPPDDSLDDPPDDPPDDPPDDPIDDPFDDSLDDPPDDPPDDPLDDPPDNPPSHSTTHPTTLPTRRPTQRTHSPPPPPIPARRRDATGLRGGRNL from the coding sequence ATGCGGCTTACAACTGCTCATCAACTTGAAGAAAAAGATGtgcctctcctcatcctctcctcatccgACGACCCACTCGACGACCCACTCGACGACCCGCCCGACGACCCACTCGACGACCCGCCCGACGACCCACTCGACGACCCGCCCGACGACCCGCCCGACGACCCGCCCGACGACCCACTCGACGACCCGCCCGACGACCCACTCGACGACCCGCCCGACGACCCGCCCGACGACCCGCCCGACGACCCACCTGACGACTCACTCGACGACCCACCCGACGACCCACCCGACGACCCACCCGACGACCCAATCGACGACCCATTCGACGACTCACTCGACGACCCACCCGACGACCCACCCGACGACCCACTCGACGACCCACCcgacaaccccccctcccactcgaCGACCCACCCGACGACCCTCCCCACCCGACGACCCACCCAAcgaacccactcccccccccccccccccatcccggctCGTAGAAGAGATGCTACAGGTCTTCGAGGCGGCAGAAACCTTTAG